In Camelina sativa cultivar DH55 chromosome 16, Cs, whole genome shotgun sequence, a single window of DNA contains:
- the LOC104749063 gene encoding dnaJ protein ERDJ3B — protein MAIRWPELCILLFALSYAICVLAGKSYYDVLQVPKGASDEQIKRAYRKLALKYHPDKNQGNEEATRKFAEINNAYEVLSDEEKREIYNKYGEEGLKQFAANGGRGGGGGGMNMQDIFSSFFGGGSMEEEEKVVKGDDVIVELEATLEDLYMGGSMKVWREKNVIKPAPGKRKCNCRNEVYHRQIGPGMFQQMTEQVCDKCPNVKYEREGYFVTVDIEKGMKDGEEVSFYEDGEPILDGEPGDLKFKIRTAPHARFRRDGNDLHMTVNITLVEALVGFEKSFKHLDDHEVDISSTGITKPKEVKKFKGEGMPLHYSTKKGNLFVTFEVLFPSSLTDDQKKKIKEVFA, from the exons ATGGCGATTCGGTGGCCGGAGCTGTGTATTCTATTGTTCGCTCTCTCTTATGCCATATGCGTTCTTGCCGG GAAGAGTTACTACGATGTGTTGCAAGTGCCGAAAGGTGCATCGGATGAACAGATCAAGAGAGCTTATAGGAAACTCGCTTTAAAGTATCATCCAGATAAGAATCAAGGAAATGAGGAAGCTACTCGCAAATTCGCTGAGATCAACAATG CTTATGAAGTGTTATCGGATGAGGAGAAGAGGGAGATATATAACAAGTATGGTGAAGAAGGACTTAAACAGTTTGCTGCTAAtggtggaagaggaggaggaggagggggcATGAATATGCAGGACATTTTCAGCTC GTTTTTTGGTGGAGGTTcgatggaggaagaagagaaggttgTCAAGGGTGATGATGTGATTGTGGAACTTGAGGCAACTCTAGAAGATTTGTACATGGGAGGCTCTATGAAG GTATGGAGGGAAAAGAATGTGATTAAACCAGCTCCTGGAAAGAGAAAGTGTAACTGCAGGAACGAGGTTTACCACAGACAAATTGGTCCTGGAATGTTCCAACAGATGACAGAGCAG GTCTGTGACAAATGCCCTAATGTCAAGTACGAAAGGGAGGGATACTTTGTGACAGTTGATATCGAGAAAGGAATGAAAGATGGAGAA GAAGTGTCTTTCTATGAAGACGGTGAACCCATCCTCGATGGTGAACCTGGAGACCTTAAG TTCAAAATCAGAACTGCACCACACGCTCGTTTCCGAAGAGATGGAAACGATCTACACATGACTGTTAACATAACACTG GTTGAGGCGCTAGTTGGTTTTGAGAAATCATTCAAACACTTGGATGATCATGAAGTTGACATCAGTTCCACG GGAATTACAAAGcccaaggaagtgaagaagtTCAAAGGAGAAGGGATGCCACTTCACTACAGCACAAAGAAAGGCAACCTCTTTGTCACTTTTGaggttttgtttccttcttctctcactgacgaccagaagaagaagatcaaagaagtCTTTGCTTAG